In one Nitrososphaera viennensis EN76 genomic region, the following are encoded:
- the ilvD gene encoding dihydroxy-acid dehydratase: MELPSRKVVEGTARAPHRAMYKAMGLTDEDLNRPIIGVSTTCNEATPCNIHLGQLAQSAKRGVSESGCTPREFTAIAVSDGIAMGHEGMKASLVSREIIADSIEVMVRAHGYDGIVGISGCDKSLPGTLMGMARLNLPSIFVYGGTIMPGEWNGKQVTVQDVYEAVGAYDAGKMTFQELISLENVACPTAGSCAGMYTANTMASISEALGMSLPGSASPPAESDRRHEICYNTGKAVMSLIDSNIRPRDILTYEAFENAIMMANAIGGSTNAVLHLLAIAREAGVKLNLNDFEKIRKKTPHIADMRPGGTYVMLDLDKIGGVPVIMNALLKKGLLNADVMTVTGKTMKENLASMTFDLSQGKEKVVRRLEEPISSEGTLKILKGTLAPDGAVVKVAGVKSKKFTGKARVFDSEEKAFDAVSQRKIIEGDVVVIRYEGPKGGPGMREMLSTTAAIVGQGLGEKVAMVTDGRFSGATRGFMIGHVAPEAMVGGPIALVKEGDEIVIDTATSRIDLMVSKAELARRAKKWKPIKPHYKSGALAKYASLVQSASEGAITVPKL, translated from the coding sequence ATGGAGCTTCCAAGCAGAAAGGTTGTCGAAGGAACAGCAAGGGCGCCGCACAGGGCAATGTACAAGGCAATGGGCCTCACTGACGAGGACCTGAACAGGCCTATAATCGGCGTCTCTACCACGTGCAACGAGGCAACCCCGTGCAACATCCACCTTGGACAGCTTGCGCAGAGCGCCAAGAGGGGCGTAAGCGAGTCAGGCTGCACCCCGCGCGAATTCACAGCCATAGCGGTCTCTGACGGCATTGCAATGGGTCACGAGGGCATGAAGGCCTCACTCGTCAGCAGGGAGATAATCGCCGACTCTATCGAGGTTATGGTGAGGGCGCACGGCTACGACGGCATCGTGGGCATCTCTGGCTGTGACAAGAGCCTGCCAGGAACGCTCATGGGGATGGCGCGCCTGAACCTGCCGTCGATATTCGTGTACGGAGGCACCATCATGCCTGGCGAGTGGAACGGCAAGCAGGTGACCGTGCAGGACGTGTACGAGGCTGTAGGTGCGTACGACGCTGGCAAGATGACCTTTCAGGAGCTCATCAGCCTTGAAAACGTTGCCTGCCCCACGGCAGGCTCTTGTGCGGGCATGTACACGGCAAACACGATGGCGTCGATTAGCGAGGCACTTGGTATGTCATTGCCGGGGAGCGCGTCACCGCCCGCTGAAAGCGACAGGCGCCACGAAATATGCTACAACACCGGCAAGGCCGTAATGAGCCTTATAGACAGCAACATCCGCCCCCGCGACATACTCACCTACGAAGCTTTTGAAAACGCGATAATGATGGCAAACGCCATTGGAGGCTCTACTAATGCAGTTCTCCACCTGCTTGCAATAGCAAGAGAAGCAGGGGTGAAGCTGAACCTCAACGACTTTGAGAAAATCCGCAAAAAGACGCCGCACATTGCAGACATGAGGCCGGGAGGCACGTACGTCATGCTGGACCTTGACAAGATAGGGGGCGTTCCTGTCATAATGAACGCGCTCTTGAAGAAAGGCTTGCTCAACGCCGATGTCATGACCGTGACAGGCAAGACCATGAAGGAGAATCTTGCATCGATGACGTTTGACCTGAGCCAAGGCAAGGAAAAGGTGGTGAGGCGCCTTGAAGAGCCGATAAGCAGCGAGGGCACATTAAAGATATTGAAGGGCACGCTTGCGCCAGACGGCGCGGTGGTCAAGGTCGCAGGAGTAAAGAGCAAGAAATTCACTGGTAAGGCCCGCGTCTTTGACAGCGAGGAAAAGGCGTTTGACGCAGTATCGCAGCGCAAAATAATCGAAGGCGATGTGGTGGTAATCCGCTACGAAGGTCCAAAGGGCGGCCCAGGCATGCGCGAGATGCTTTCAACCACAGCTGCAATAGTCGGCCAGGGCCTTGGCGAAAAAGTGGCGATGGTGACAGACGGCAGGTTCTCCGGCGCGACCCGTGGATTCATGATAGGACACGTGGCGCCGGAGGCGATGGTCGGAGGCCCCATAGCGCTTGTCAAGGAAGGCGACGAAATAGTCATCGACACTGCAACAAGCAGGATAGACCTGATGGTGTCAAAAGCCGAGCTTGCAAGGCGGGCAAAGAAATGGAAGCCTATCAAGCCGCACTACAAGTCCGGAGCGCTTGCAAAATACGCGTCTCTGGTCCAGTCGGCGTCAGAGGGCGCAATCACAGTCCCGAAACTTTAA
- a CDS encoding anthranilate synthase component I family protein: MVAFGRLDLGGKIRITPLTTTEDQFALFKKLYSSSDRAFILESLIGPKELAEMSVIGFDPEVTVTCDSKAFTVERRGRIRKQKVTEPLSQLRQLVPEVKDDTFRYIGGAVGYISYDAIRFWESLPVDKRKGKSTFPLMEFGIYTDGILYNHKEGRAYYFYLGKSRLKEIKRRLAKAPAKKSAPFSHTEPQRNMTKEHFVGMVKKAKKYVYDGDTFQVVLAKNIKFDVKGDLLRFYEALREVNPSPYMYLMKMGKRCIIGSSPEMLVRVTKGRYVETFPIAGTRPIVEDEQKNEDMRQDLLKDEKELAEHTMLVDLARNDIGRVCRYGTVKVDELMTVKRFSHVQHIVSHVTGNLQKSYDSYDALKAVFPAGTVSGAPKVRAMEIIDELEPDLRGPYAGALGYFSFNGSCDFAITIRSLFVDRNKAYIQSGAGIVMDSKPEKEWDETEHKANALLSALRKAAS, encoded by the coding sequence GTGGTAGCTTTTGGCCGTCTCGATTTGGGCGGCAAGATAAGGATCACGCCCCTAACCACGACTGAAGACCAGTTTGCACTATTCAAGAAACTCTATTCTTCCTCTGACCGCGCATTCATTCTGGAATCACTAATAGGCCCAAAAGAGCTTGCCGAGATGTCCGTCATCGGCTTTGACCCAGAGGTCACGGTTACCTGCGACTCCAAAGCGTTTACTGTCGAAAGGCGCGGCAGGATAAGAAAGCAAAAGGTGACAGAGCCCTTGTCGCAGCTGCGCCAGCTCGTTCCCGAGGTAAAGGATGACACGTTCCGCTACATTGGAGGAGCGGTGGGGTACATCAGCTATGACGCAATAAGGTTCTGGGAAAGCCTGCCTGTGGACAAGCGCAAGGGCAAAAGCACGTTTCCCCTGATGGAATTTGGGATTTACACAGACGGCATACTGTACAACCACAAGGAAGGCCGAGCCTACTACTTTTACCTTGGCAAGTCGAGATTGAAGGAGATAAAGCGCAGGCTGGCAAAGGCGCCTGCAAAAAAGTCGGCTCCATTTTCGCACACCGAACCGCAGAGGAACATGACCAAGGAGCATTTCGTAGGCATGGTCAAAAAGGCCAAGAAATATGTCTACGACGGCGACACGTTTCAGGTGGTGCTTGCCAAGAACATCAAGTTTGACGTAAAGGGCGACCTTTTGCGCTTTTACGAAGCGCTCCGGGAGGTCAACCCGTCACCCTACATGTACCTCATGAAAATGGGTAAAAGGTGCATAATCGGCTCAAGCCCGGAGATGCTGGTACGCGTCACAAAGGGTCGCTATGTCGAGACGTTCCCGATAGCCGGTACGAGGCCGATAGTGGAAGACGAGCAAAAGAACGAGGATATGCGCCAGGACCTCTTGAAAGACGAAAAAGAGCTTGCTGAGCACACCATGCTTGTAGACCTTGCAAGAAACGACATCGGCAGGGTATGCAGGTACGGCACGGTCAAGGTTGACGAGTTGATGACGGTCAAGCGCTTTAGCCATGTGCAGCACATCGTCTCGCATGTCACAGGCAACCTGCAAAAATCCTACGACTCGTACGACGCGCTAAAGGCGGTATTCCCTGCAGGAACCGTGTCAGGCGCGCCAAAGGTGCGCGCGATGGAGATAATCGACGAGCTGGAACCTGACCTGCGCGGGCCCTATGCAGGCGCGCTCGGCTATTTCTCTTTCAACGGCTCGTGCGACTTTGCGATAACCATACGTTCGCTCTTTGTCGACAGGAACAAGGCCTACATCCAGTCGGGCGCCGGCATAGTCATGGACTCCAAGCCTGAAAAAGAGTGGGATGAAACGGAGCACAAGGCAAACGCCCTGCTCTCTGCGCTTCGCAAGGCCGCAAGCTGA
- a CDS encoding threonine synthase, with protein sequence MAEHAVKKCINPDCGKSYGIDNDTYRCTCGSLLDIQYSKKPSRDLIERFYQRRNHGGNIYNESGVWRFRDLINFAGIDTEDFNECARTLVSLDGSEGRLSKPYNMSKAADYADMNHDSFFLQPEGYNPSGSFKDNGMSTAVTHAKMLKVKKIICASTGNTSASAAMYAANEDIQCDVYIPKGEIAPGKLGQAFQFGAQVIQVQGNFDDALATSLKNAKETGGYTVNSVNPFRIEGQKTIVYRVMEQLNWNPPDWIVYPGGALGNTSSCGKALIELYEWGWIKKVPRIAVVNAEGANTLYELYNGMFEGKKLSWNDGRPDLGMVDRYYADLDKRGIRPKTHATAIQIGRPANIVKALRALHFTNGVVVQATDKEMSDGMSIVGLNGFDCEMASGAVPAGVRKLRKEGTIKKDDVVVGILTGRQKDPSLAVEYHMHADNMFARPPTSH encoded by the coding sequence ATGGCCGAGCACGCCGTAAAAAAATGCATCAACCCGGACTGCGGCAAGTCGTATGGCATTGACAACGACACCTACAGATGCACCTGCGGCTCGCTTCTTGATATTCAATACAGCAAAAAGCCAAGCCGCGACCTCATTGAAAGGTTTTACCAGAGGCGCAACCATGGAGGCAACATCTACAACGAGTCAGGCGTCTGGCGTTTTCGTGACCTGATAAACTTTGCAGGCATTGACACGGAAGATTTCAACGAGTGCGCCCGCACGTTGGTGTCGCTTGACGGCTCGGAAGGCAGGCTCTCAAAACCATACAACATGAGCAAGGCGGCAGACTATGCCGACATGAACCACGATAGCTTTTTCCTCCAGCCCGAAGGCTACAACCCGTCAGGCTCGTTCAAGGACAACGGCATGTCGACTGCCGTGACGCACGCCAAGATGCTCAAGGTAAAGAAAATCATCTGCGCATCAACCGGCAACACGTCCGCGTCTGCGGCAATGTACGCGGCAAACGAGGACATCCAGTGCGACGTCTACATACCAAAAGGCGAGATTGCGCCAGGCAAGCTGGGCCAGGCGTTCCAGTTTGGTGCGCAGGTCATACAGGTGCAGGGCAACTTTGACGACGCGCTTGCAACCTCTCTCAAAAACGCCAAGGAGACAGGCGGCTACACCGTAAATTCGGTGAACCCGTTCAGGATAGAGGGCCAGAAAACCATAGTCTACAGGGTGATGGAGCAGTTGAACTGGAACCCGCCGGACTGGATCGTGTATCCAGGTGGCGCGCTGGGCAACACCTCCAGCTGCGGAAAAGCGCTAATCGAATTGTACGAATGGGGCTGGATAAAGAAGGTCCCAAGGATTGCGGTTGTAAACGCCGAGGGCGCGAACACGCTGTACGAGCTCTACAACGGCATGTTCGAGGGCAAAAAACTGTCATGGAACGACGGCAGGCCAGACCTTGGCATGGTCGACAGGTATTACGCAGACCTTGACAAGCGCGGAATAAGGCCCAAGACGCACGCGACTGCAATCCAGATAGGGAGGCCGGCCAACATCGTCAAGGCACTCAGGGCGCTCCACTTTACCAACGGCGTTGTCGTGCAGGCAACCGACAAGGAGATGAGCGACGGCATGTCAATAGTCGGCCTGAATGGTTTTGACTGCGAAATGGCATCAGGCGCAGTGCCGGCAGGCGTGCGGAAGCTGCGAAAAGAAGGCACGATAAAGAAAGACGACGTGGTTGTCGGCATTCTCACCGGCAGGCAAAAGGATCCGTCGCTTGCGGTGGAATACCATATGCATGCAGACAACATGTTTGCAAGGCCGCCTACAAGCCACTAG
- a CDS encoding GNAT family N-acetyltransferase, producing MPYRIRMARAGDLDALLALMEKYYDYDRHDFDRKKARNAMRRLLENRRLGSVLLALDARSNNNGKPIGYLVLAFGYSLEFGGRDAFIDEFFIMEEYRGKGIGKAVLEHAQKVAKKQRVNALHLEVTKHNSAVIGFYRRAGFVDHDRYLMTRRT from the coding sequence TTGCCGTACAGAATACGAATGGCGCGCGCAGGCGATCTTGACGCGCTGTTGGCGCTCATGGAGAAATACTATGATTACGATCGCCATGATTTTGACAGGAAAAAGGCCAGAAACGCAATGCGCAGGCTGCTTGAGAACCGCAGGCTTGGCTCGGTACTTTTAGCGCTTGACGCTAGAAGCAACAACAACGGCAAGCCTATCGGGTACCTCGTGCTTGCATTTGGCTACAGCCTAGAGTTTGGCGGCCGCGACGCATTCATTGACGAGTTTTTCATCATGGAAGAATACCGCGGAAAGGGGATAGGAAAAGCAGTCCTTGAGCATGCACAAAAAGTGGCAAAAAAGCAGCGAGTCAACGCCCTGCACCTTGAAGTGACAAAGCACAACAGCGCAGTCATCGGGTTTTACAGGCGCGCCGGCTTTGTAGACCACGACAGGTACCTGATGACAAGGCGCACCTAG
- a CDS encoding Snf7 family protein yields MSFGNKWVKPQGESVGHKLIEGIKPQTPLKPRIEEAQKKLQMQIQKLDAINSRINEKDQVIFKRVVLAMQSHDAQHARVLSGELSQIRKMGKMISSAKLALEQIQLRLNTITELGDVVVTLSPAMSVIKGLQGGLSGMMPEADQSFAQISDLLGNIMTDSGQIPSAEIGGYTAVNDDTARIMEEASAIVEMNMKSKFPDLPSTSSSQRSAAEASGY; encoded by the coding sequence ATGTCGTTTGGTAACAAATGGGTAAAACCACAAGGAGAAAGCGTAGGACACAAGCTGATCGAAGGAATCAAGCCACAAACTCCTCTAAAACCGAGGATTGAAGAAGCACAGAAGAAATTGCAGATGCAGATACAAAAGCTGGACGCGATAAACTCGCGCATCAACGAGAAGGATCAGGTGATCTTCAAGCGCGTCGTCCTTGCGATGCAAAGCCACGATGCCCAGCACGCACGCGTGCTTTCAGGCGAGCTCTCTCAGATCCGCAAGATGGGCAAAATGATAAGCTCTGCAAAACTTGCACTTGAGCAGATCCAGTTGAGGCTAAACACAATAACAGAACTCGGCGACGTCGTGGTGACGCTGAGCCCCGCAATGTCTGTGATAAAGGGACTCCAGGGCGGCCTTTCAGGCATGATGCCCGAGGCGGACCAGTCCTTTGCGCAGATTTCAGACCTGCTTGGCAACATCATGACCGACTCGGGACAGATCCCGTCAGCCGAGATAGGCGGATACACTGCAGTCAACGACGACACTGCGAGGATAATGGAGGAAGCAAGTGCGATCGTGGAAATGAACATGAAGAGCAAGTTCCCCGACCTTCCTTCGACCAGCAGCTCGCAGAGATCCGCGGCAGAGGCTTCAGGCTACTGA
- a CDS encoding aminotransferase class I/II-fold pyridoxal phosphate-dependent enzyme gives MASKQNKTTLFVDEKLLALEKDGLYRSLKTVSVSGPLATVNGRKAIHLCSNDYLGLSQDKRVVQAAVRTLRQVSQCSSRLIAGNDPFITKLEDMLARHRRTESALVYPTGYAANLGAVTALADKNTTIFSDELNHASIIDACKLSGARIEVFAHNDTAHLENLVSKAAGRKIAITEGIFSMDGDSADIVKICRIAEKYDALTIVDDAHGDFIFGPKFAGVPAKFGAKVDVHISSMSKGLGCFGGYVATSAKIRELLVNTSRQFIYTSALPDYLCAAAVAAVPLAKRGNLQKRLFENIRQFSSQLKKHGFTLGNSSSQIMPVMVGDEKKAVTFSEELLKNGVFAQAVRYPTVKRGSARLRVSLTAMHEKMHIDAATAAFEKAGRKTGII, from the coding sequence TTGGCCTCAAAGCAAAATAAGACTACTCTCTTTGTAGACGAAAAACTTCTCGCACTTGAAAAGGACGGCCTGTACCGCTCGCTAAAAACAGTGAGCGTGAGCGGGCCGCTTGCCACTGTCAATGGCAGAAAAGCAATTCACTTGTGCTCAAACGACTACCTCGGCCTGTCGCAGGACAAGAGAGTCGTACAAGCAGCGGTCAGAACATTGAGGCAGGTGTCGCAATGCAGCTCCCGGTTAATTGCAGGAAACGACCCTTTCATCACAAAGCTGGAAGACATGCTTGCAAGGCACAGGAGAACAGAGTCTGCACTTGTCTACCCGACAGGGTACGCGGCAAACCTGGGTGCAGTAACCGCGCTTGCCGACAAAAATACCACGATCTTCAGCGACGAGCTGAACCATGCGAGCATCATCGATGCCTGCAAGCTCTCCGGCGCCAGAATAGAGGTGTTTGCGCACAACGACACGGCCCACTTGGAAAATCTCGTCTCAAAGGCTGCTGGAAGGAAAATCGCGATAACAGAGGGCATTTTCAGCATGGACGGCGACTCGGCCGACATTGTTAAAATTTGCAGGATTGCAGAAAAGTACGACGCACTGACAATAGTGGACGACGCGCACGGCGACTTTATCTTTGGCCCGAAATTTGCAGGAGTCCCTGCCAAGTTTGGCGCCAAGGTCGACGTACACATCAGCAGCATGAGCAAGGGCCTCGGCTGCTTTGGCGGGTACGTGGCGACAAGCGCCAAGATCCGCGAGCTTTTGGTCAACACCTCAAGGCAGTTCATCTATACCTCCGCGCTTCCAGACTACCTCTGTGCAGCGGCAGTCGCCGCAGTCCCTCTGGCGAAAAGAGGCAACCTGCAAAAAAGGCTGTTTGAAAACATCAGGCAGTTTTCCAGCCAGTTGAAGAAGCATGGGTTTACCCTCGGCAACTCGTCAAGCCAGATAATGCCTGTCATGGTAGGAGACGAGAAAAAAGCGGTAACGTTCTCTGAGGAACTCTTGAAAAACGGCGTGTTTGCGCAGGCCGTGCGCTACCCGACGGTAAAGAGGGGCTCGGCGCGCCTGCGCGTTTCGCTCACGGCAATGCACGAAAAAATGCACATTGACGCAGCTACGGCTGCCTTTGAAAAAGCAGGCAGAAAGACAGGCATAATCTAG
- the bioB gene encoding biotin synthase BioB, with amino-acid sequence MSDAAFIRACMEKVLAGGRITIDEAERLLATDDVMALADCANTITRRFNGDVVDVEALINAKSGRCPEDCSFCAQSTFYETGINKYPLLPKETIVEQAEIAKAGGATNFCLVCAYRSPPEKDFEQICETITAIKERVGTEVNVSLGFMTLERARRLKELGVKRYNHNLEASESYFSKICTTHDFADRVNTARIVKEAGLELCCGGIIGMGETPRQRLELAFSIASLDPDEVPMNILIGREGTPFAGYKDLIEPTDAIKTIAVWRFIMPKTILKIAGGREVHLKDKDKLALKAGANGIITGGYLTTGGNAPNRDITMIKEIGLKAK; translated from the coding sequence ATGTCCGACGCGGCTTTTATCAGGGCTTGCATGGAAAAAGTGCTTGCAGGCGGCAGGATAACAATCGACGAAGCCGAAAGGCTGCTTGCCACCGACGACGTCATGGCCCTTGCAGACTGCGCCAACACAATAACGCGCAGGTTCAACGGCGACGTCGTGGATGTTGAAGCCCTGATTAATGCAAAATCCGGCAGGTGCCCGGAGGACTGCAGTTTTTGCGCCCAGTCGACCTTTTACGAAACAGGCATCAACAAGTACCCGCTCCTGCCAAAAGAAACAATCGTGGAGCAGGCGGAAATTGCCAAGGCGGGAGGCGCCACCAATTTCTGCCTTGTCTGCGCGTACAGGTCGCCTCCGGAAAAGGATTTTGAGCAGATCTGCGAAACGATAACCGCGATAAAAGAGCGGGTGGGGACGGAGGTGAATGTCTCGCTTGGCTTTATGACCCTTGAAAGGGCAAGACGCCTGAAAGAACTTGGAGTAAAGCGCTACAACCACAACCTCGAAGCCTCGGAAAGTTATTTCTCCAAGATATGCACCACTCATGATTTTGCAGACCGCGTAAACACGGCAAGAATAGTGAAAGAAGCCGGCCTGGAACTGTGCTGCGGGGGAATCATCGGCATGGGCGAGACTCCGAGGCAGAGGCTAGAGCTTGCGTTTTCAATCGCGTCATTGGATCCTGATGAGGTGCCGATGAACATACTCATTGGCAGGGAAGGGACGCCATTTGCCGGCTACAAAGACCTCATCGAGCCAACTGATGCTATCAAGACGATAGCAGTGTGGCGTTTTATTATGCCCAAGACCATATTGAAAATAGCAGGCGGGCGCGAGGTCCACCTCAAGGACAAGGACAAGCTTGCGCTAAAGGCCGGCGCAAACGGCATCATCACCGGCGGCTACCTGACAACAGGCGGCAATGCGCCCAACAGGGACATCACGATGATAAAAGAGATTGGCCTCAAAGCAAAATAA